A region of Oceanicoccus sp. KOV_DT_Chl DNA encodes the following proteins:
- a CDS encoding Mpo1-like protein produces the protein MQRRSLTQWLNEYSETHQHPTNKWIHFICVPAILFCTLGLLWQLPTPNFMQAISITNWALPLIVVSLVFLLLLIHCLDPWHGRYRRCLRLGL, from the coding sequence ATGCAGCGCCGATCTTTAACCCAATGGCTGAACGAATACAGTGAAACTCATCAGCACCCAACCAATAAATGGATTCATTTTATCTGTGTGCCGGCCATACTGTTCTGTACGCTAGGGCTGTTGTGGCAGCTACCGACGCCCAACTTTATGCAGGCAATCAGCATCACCAATTGGGCGCTGCCATTGATAGTGGTTTCACTGGTTTTTTTACTGCTCCTTATCCATTGCCTTGACCCTTGGCATGGTCGTTATCGTCGCTGCTTGCGGCTGGGCCTTTGA
- a CDS encoding sulfotransferase has translation MTLPAASRYHRTPIKILNTVLGGFNTMGIGRYPLDENSLIKKARAQAGLTEFGDESFLVPMRVLLKSLEQEADLNPIGRMLTGISLVRLLKHRLLLTDLLKREPQILEREIKSPVVIVGLARSGTTRLHRLLGADKRFLNLKAWESVNPVPYPESFSARAENKVDPRFTNIQQGLKAVLYLSPQIAAVHPLAADAIEEEVGLLQHAFASQIFEVCTKVPSFAEYIMTHDQTPAYEYMATLMKVVSWFRDDPIDKPWVLKSPQHMQDLDCLVNVFPDAKCIFPHRDPVKVMGSMCSMAWNGMVRDTDTLSPQWLGNEWLTKTESMLAKTQRVRDSMIPNANQYDVLYADITKDWRQAMNGIYDFLGMDLNEQALAGMQGWLDTNNQHKHGSHKYSLEDFGLSKDEVSARLDFYRQRYTIPDEVRNPHVS, from the coding sequence ATGACGCTACCAGCTGCTAGCCGATACCATCGCACGCCAATTAAAATATTAAATACGGTTTTAGGTGGCTTCAATACTATGGGTATTGGTCGTTATCCGCTGGATGAAAATTCGCTGATAAAAAAAGCCAGAGCGCAAGCTGGATTAACAGAGTTTGGTGACGAGTCTTTTTTGGTACCCATGCGTGTGTTATTGAAGTCGCTGGAGCAAGAGGCCGACTTAAACCCCATTGGCCGGATGTTAACCGGTATTTCACTGGTGCGGTTATTAAAACATCGATTGCTACTAACGGACTTGCTAAAGCGCGAGCCGCAAATTCTTGAACGCGAAATAAAATCTCCGGTGGTCATTGTCGGGCTTGCTCGCTCCGGCACCACTCGTTTGCATCGTTTATTGGGGGCTGATAAGCGCTTCCTGAATCTCAAGGCTTGGGAGTCGGTTAACCCGGTTCCCTATCCTGAAAGTTTTAGTGCCAGGGCAGAAAATAAAGTCGATCCACGTTTTACCAATATTCAACAAGGCCTGAAAGCTGTGCTTTATCTGAGCCCACAAATAGCGGCAGTACACCCCTTGGCAGCGGATGCGATTGAGGAGGAAGTGGGTTTATTACAACACGCATTTGCCAGCCAGATTTTTGAAGTGTGTACTAAAGTTCCCAGTTTTGCTGAATACATCATGACCCACGATCAAACGCCTGCTTATGAGTATATGGCCACACTGATGAAAGTAGTGTCATGGTTTCGCGATGACCCAATCGATAAACCCTGGGTATTAAAGTCGCCACAGCATATGCAGGATTTGGATTGTCTGGTAAACGTTTTCCCCGATGCAAAATGTATTTTTCCGCACCGTGACCCGGTAAAAGTTATGGGGTCAATGTGTTCCATGGCGTGGAATGGCATGGTGCGTGATACCGACACGCTGTCACCGCAGTGGTTGGGTAATGAGTGGCTGACTAAAACAGAAAGTATGCTAGCTAAAACACAAAGGGTTCGCGACAGTATGATCCCCAATGCAAATCAATATGATGTCTTATATGCCGATATCACCAAAGATTGGCGGCAGGCGATGAATGGTATCTATGATTTTTTGGGTATGGATCTCAACGAACAGGCTTTAGCCGGTATGCAGGGGTGGCTGGATACTAATAATCAGCACAAGCATGGTTCGCATAAATACAGCTTGGAGGATTTTGGCCTCAGTAAAGATGAGGTTTCAGCGCGGCTGGATTTTTATCGGCAGCGCTATACTATTCCTGATGAAGTGCGTAACCCTCATGTCAGCTAG
- a CDS encoding Mpo1-like protein gives MVVIVAACGWAFEAYISYGPTELWVLCITIFTIAWILQFVGHAYEGKKPSFFEDIQFLLIGPLWILSFIYQKLRIPYRQTD, from the coding sequence ATGGTCGTTATCGTCGCTGCTTGCGGCTGGGCCTTTGAAGCCTATATCAGCTATGGCCCAACCGAACTGTGGGTGTTATGTATCACAATCTTCACTATCGCCTGGATATTGCAATTCGTTGGTCACGCCTATGAAGGCAAAAAACCATCATTTTTCGAGGACATTCAATTTTTGTTAATCGGGCCGCTGTGGATACTGAGTTTTATTTATCAAAAATTACGTATACCTTATCGCCAAACTGATTAA
- a CDS encoding bile acid:sodium symporter family protein, which yields MNLNDLLVNLIVPLSLFVVMAIIGMDLTKEDFKRIALYPKAILVGTGAQLITLPLLAAAIIFTLQTTTFALSPENIGTLIIFAACPGGGISNIMTALARGNVALSVSYTATSSMLGLITIPLIAAIGFDWFLAESTTISVPLAPMIGQLILLVFAPIAVGMWLKSNHPNWIANNEKNFSRMTNVLILIIVSLSFMVDNGITAESLENALPAALAFTFGSILLGLIITRLAKLNKQDSIALLIEFSVRHAGIATLIIIVILQRFDMMALMTACAIIQLLAVLLIVAAIRGFSKPTEVASE from the coding sequence ATGAATCTGAATGACCTATTAGTAAATTTAATCGTGCCGCTATCGCTGTTTGTAGTGATGGCTATTATCGGCATGGATTTAACCAAAGAAGATTTCAAACGAATTGCACTGTACCCCAAAGCGATTTTAGTGGGCACCGGCGCACAACTGATTACGCTGCCATTATTAGCCGCGGCCATTATATTTACACTGCAGACAACCACATTTGCCCTAAGCCCCGAAAATATCGGTACCCTTATTATTTTCGCAGCCTGCCCTGGCGGTGGTATCTCTAATATTATGACCGCACTCGCTCGCGGCAATGTTGCTCTTTCCGTCAGTTATACTGCTACATCAAGCATGCTAGGGTTAATCACCATCCCGCTAATCGCCGCCATCGGTTTTGATTGGTTTTTGGCGGAATCCACAACTATTTCTGTCCCACTCGCTCCCATGATTGGCCAATTAATACTCTTGGTCTTCGCGCCAATCGCTGTTGGCATGTGGCTTAAAAGCAACCATCCAAATTGGATAGCAAACAATGAAAAAAACTTTAGCCGGATGACTAATGTACTGATCCTTATTATTGTGTCGCTAAGTTTTATGGTTGATAACGGTATCACCGCCGAGAGTTTGGAGAATGCGCTACCTGCCGCGCTAGCCTTTACCTTTGGCTCTATTCTTCTAGGCTTGATAATCACCAGGTTAGCCAAACTAAATAAGCAAGATAGTATCGCCTTATTGATTGAATTTAGCGTCCGCCACGCAGGCATTGCCACTTTGATTATTATCGTTATTCTACAGCGCTTTGATATGATGGCGCTAATGACCGCCTGCGCTATCATTCAATTATTAGCCGTTTTATTAATTGTCGCAGCCATAAGAGGATTTTCAAAACCCACTGAAGTCGCGAGCGAGTAA
- a CDS encoding aldehyde dehydrogenase family protein — MPPNRAPDTAIMSPSYSSEVQNLHHYHQQGHCHPLEWRKQQLQQLKTMLLENEAAFLQALNDDLGKPAMEAWSMEIAYVTNDIDHCIANLKRWSKPRKVPTPLAAQPASSFIQPEPLGTVLIIGAWNYPLQLTLAPLTTTLAAGNCAVLKPSELAPATSALIAKLLPQYVEPQAVIVVEGGVEETTALLEQRFDHIIYTGNGQVGRIVMSAAAKHLTPVTLELGGKSPVFVDDSCNLSIAAERIIWGKLSNAGQTCVAPDYILTTANMRERLVAELKKTIVRMYGEIPAQSESYGRIVNQRHCQRLINYLQPYLNSEAIAHGGDYQLEDCFIAPTIILEPELDGPLMQEELFGPLLPIITVPDFESAVHFIRQRDKPLAAYLFSTNPIQQRLWIQQLSSGNQGINDTFMFMTVPNLPFGGVGASGIGQYCGPGGFERLSHMKAVIKRPNLKDLPLRFAPYSQLKFKFLRWVR; from the coding sequence TTGCCACCTAACCGAGCACCGGATACCGCCATCATGTCACCCAGCTACAGTTCAGAAGTTCAAAACCTGCACCACTATCACCAACAGGGTCATTGCCACCCCTTAGAGTGGCGCAAGCAACAACTGCAGCAGTTAAAAACCATGCTACTGGAAAACGAAGCAGCGTTTTTACAAGCCCTGAATGACGATTTAGGCAAGCCAGCTATGGAAGCGTGGTCAATGGAAATCGCCTATGTGACCAATGACATTGATCACTGCATTGCCAACCTCAAACGCTGGAGCAAACCGCGCAAAGTGCCAACGCCGCTAGCCGCCCAACCTGCTAGCTCGTTTATCCAACCCGAACCACTAGGCACAGTGCTCATCATTGGCGCCTGGAACTACCCTTTGCAACTCACCCTGGCGCCACTCACGACCACACTGGCGGCAGGTAACTGCGCTGTATTAAAGCCCTCTGAATTAGCACCGGCGACTTCGGCATTAATCGCCAAGCTGTTACCGCAGTATGTTGAGCCGCAAGCGGTAATCGTCGTTGAAGGCGGGGTCGAAGAAACTACCGCGCTGCTGGAACAACGCTTTGACCATATCATTTATACCGGCAACGGCCAGGTCGGCAGAATTGTGATGAGCGCAGCGGCCAAACACCTCACCCCGGTCACGCTGGAACTGGGCGGTAAAAGCCCGGTCTTCGTTGATGACAGTTGCAACCTCAGCATCGCTGCCGAGAGAATTATCTGGGGCAAATTAAGTAATGCCGGGCAAACTTGTGTGGCACCGGATTACATCCTGACCACCGCCAATATGCGCGAGCGTTTAGTGGCTGAGCTAAAAAAAACCATTGTGAGAATGTACGGTGAAATACCGGCACAAAGTGAGAGCTATGGTCGTATTGTCAACCAACGTCACTGCCAACGACTGATCAACTATTTACAGCCTTACCTGAATAGCGAAGCTATCGCTCACGGCGGGGACTATCAACTCGAGGATTGCTTTATCGCTCCCACCATCATCCTAGAGCCTGAGCTGGACGGCCCACTGATGCAAGAAGAATTATTTGGCCCGCTGCTACCCATTATCACCGTGCCGGATTTTGAAAGTGCGGTCCATTTTATTCGGCAGCGGGACAAGCCCTTAGCAGCCTATTTATTCAGTACCAACCCCATCCAGCAGCGGCTTTGGATTCAACAATTGAGCAGTGGCAATCAGGGTATAAACGATACCTTTATGTTTATGACGGTACCTAATCTACCGTTCGGCGGGGTCGGTGCTAGTGGAATAGGACAGTATTGTGGCCCTGGTGGCTTTGAGCGCCTGAGTCATATGAAGGCAGTCATCAAACGTCCTAACTTAAAAGATCTACCGCTGCGATTCGCACCCTATAGCCAGCTTAAATTTAAATTTTTGCGCTGGGTACGCTAA
- a CDS encoding alpha/beta hydrolase codes for MAKHHYPIHPDFEKFPVITLSFNRVIIGLLNSFMKLECFFSQRQRLKRAKQHTLTNGDGSQFKVLQFTPQRDSNEKLPAVLIFHGGAFALTYGSVHLYSAEYIAEQANCAVFFVDYRLAHKAPFPAGFNDCYSTLEWVHSNAEQLNIDTQRIAVLGDSAGGGLAAGVAQRALDEGKINVCGQVLVYPTLDHHCQSNTATTYVDTPLWNATNNRRMWRYYLRDYNTYASGEAGIAPSYAAPGGREDLTALPETYLETAEFDPLCDEGLTYARRLIAASITTELNETKGTIHGYDSILSNEISIDAFQRRIAFLTRVFER; via the coding sequence GTGGCTAAACATCACTACCCCATTCACCCTGATTTTGAAAAATTCCCGGTGATTACGCTGAGTTTCAACCGAGTGATAATCGGTTTATTAAACAGCTTTATGAAATTGGAATGTTTTTTCTCCCAGCGACAGCGATTAAAGCGCGCCAAGCAACACACACTCACCAACGGCGACGGCAGCCAGTTTAAGGTTCTGCAGTTCACTCCTCAGCGAGACAGCAACGAAAAATTACCTGCCGTACTCATTTTCCACGGCGGTGCCTTTGCCCTTACCTACGGATCCGTTCATCTTTACTCAGCTGAATATATTGCCGAACAAGCAAACTGCGCCGTATTTTTTGTCGACTATCGCCTGGCGCATAAAGCGCCGTTCCCGGCCGGATTTAATGACTGCTATAGCACGCTGGAATGGGTACATAGCAATGCGGAGCAGTTGAATATTGATACGCAACGCATTGCAGTTCTAGGCGATAGTGCCGGTGGCGGTCTAGCCGCGGGCGTTGCCCAGCGTGCCCTCGATGAAGGAAAGATTAACGTGTGTGGACAGGTACTGGTATACCCAACGCTGGATCATCACTGCCAATCCAACACTGCCACGACCTATGTCGACACCCCACTATGGAATGCCACCAACAATCGTCGTATGTGGCGTTACTATCTTCGCGATTACAATACCTATGCTAGTGGCGAAGCAGGAATCGCCCCAAGCTATGCCGCTCCCGGCGGGCGCGAAGATTTAACCGCACTGCCTGAAACCTACCTGGAAACAGCAGAATTTGATCCACTGTGTGATGAAGGGCTGACTTACGCCCGGCGCTTAATAGCCGCCAGCATAACTACCGAACTCAACGAAACCAAAGGCACCATACACGGTTACGATTCAATTTTAAGCAATGAAATTAGTATTGATGCCTTTCAACGCAGAATTGCGTTTCTCACCCGTGTATTTGAGCGCTAA
- a CDS encoding GGDEF domain-containing protein produces MHYSENLATAASYLKKSIPHMMANEVPANPINYTLWYNYVANHIPELNKALDSLTKTKGNLTPRLSEELYRYYIINEHLEDHQKTLESITQLAAQLVNHLNDSMLGSSNFELEINANIDQLNQAASIGEITAIIDQVINTSESIRTANRHFQDNLQLASEEISNLRQQLKQAEKQAYIDQLTQLYNRHAFDRQLDQLINTEGLAENVCLILADLDHFKSFNDNYGHVIGDRVLHRMGELLQDYCPDNAIAARYGGEEFAIIVNNSTIEDAQAIAEMLRHKTQQLRVKIKNSDKVLDSISASFGVARFQTNETAECFIDRTDQALYRAKHCGRNRVEVYQEGWPPAV; encoded by the coding sequence ATGCACTACTCTGAAAATTTGGCAACGGCTGCCAGCTATCTTAAAAAGTCGATCCCCCACATGATGGCCAATGAAGTCCCGGCCAACCCCATAAACTACACGCTTTGGTATAACTACGTTGCCAACCACATTCCTGAACTTAATAAAGCGCTGGATAGCCTGACAAAAACCAAAGGCAACCTCACTCCTCGCCTAAGTGAAGAACTCTATCGCTACTATATAATTAATGAACACCTTGAAGACCACCAAAAAACATTAGAAAGTATAACCCAACTAGCCGCACAATTAGTCAATCATCTCAACGACTCTATGCTGGGTAGTAGCAACTTTGAACTGGAAATTAATGCCAATATCGATCAATTAAATCAAGCCGCGTCGATCGGAGAAATTACCGCTATTATCGATCAGGTAATCAATACCAGTGAATCTATCCGCACCGCCAACCGACACTTCCAGGACAACTTGCAACTCGCCAGCGAAGAAATTAGTAATTTACGACAACAACTCAAGCAAGCTGAAAAACAGGCGTATATTGACCAACTAACCCAGCTTTATAACCGCCACGCCTTTGACCGCCAGCTAGATCAGCTGATCAATACGGAAGGCCTTGCAGAAAACGTATGCTTGATACTGGCCGACCTTGATCACTTTAAATCCTTTAATGATAATTACGGCCATGTGATAGGCGATCGTGTGTTACACCGCATGGGAGAGTTGCTACAGGATTACTGTCCAGACAACGCGATCGCCGCTCGTTACGGGGGTGAGGAGTTTGCGATTATTGTTAACAACTCAACTATTGAAGACGCACAAGCAATCGCAGAAATGCTACGGCATAAAACCCAACAACTCAGAGTCAAAATTAAAAACTCGGATAAGGTACTTGATAGTATCAGCGCCTCTTTCGGCGTTGCCAGATTTCAAACAAACGAAACTGCTGAATGCTTTATCGACCGCACTGACCAAGCGTTGTACCGTGCCAAACATTGTGGCCGAAATCGAGTAGAAGTTTATCAGGAGGGATGGCCGCCAGCTGTCTGA
- a CDS encoding sterol desaturase family protein → MDFVVYAIPFFLLALLLELLFDHLRGTGYYRANDTINSLSMGLISTTSGLVLIDIGGKVYALVQQTTALPVWQHVSIWQWLLAFLLYDLCYYWFHRISHERKLFWAAHVSHHQSEEYNLSTALRQTSTGFLLSWLFYIPCFFIGMPAEVFVSVASLNLIYQFWVHTRFVPELGLIERVFITPSNHRVHHARNAEYIDKNYGGVFIVWDRLFGTYTPERKDIAVDFGITRGLNSWNPIWANVHVYVGMFRDSFLTRSWRDKIKVWFGATAFVPDDITKGEVIAGTHYDPVIAAWLRNYVILQFLLAVVLGVVLKYQFETMGMINGSVLFAYMVLSLMVLGWLLEGRYWGLELVRLGLAPIIGLVLWGELNSVLIIASLMFIAYIVYRREGFTQQTLTAK, encoded by the coding sequence ATGGACTTTGTCGTTTATGCTATTCCCTTTTTTTTACTGGCTCTATTGCTAGAGTTGTTGTTTGATCATTTGCGCGGTACCGGTTATTACCGTGCAAATGACACTATCAACAGTTTAAGTATGGGCTTGATCAGTACGACCAGTGGTTTAGTATTAATCGATATTGGCGGTAAAGTGTATGCGTTAGTGCAGCAAACGACGGCGCTACCTGTTTGGCAACACGTTAGTATTTGGCAATGGCTGTTGGCCTTTTTGCTCTATGATCTTTGTTATTACTGGTTTCACCGTATCAGTCATGAACGAAAATTGTTTTGGGCTGCGCATGTCTCGCATCATCAAAGCGAAGAATACAATCTAAGTACAGCCTTGCGTCAAACCAGTACGGGTTTTTTATTGAGTTGGCTGTTTTATATCCCGTGTTTTTTTATTGGTATGCCAGCGGAGGTTTTTGTCAGTGTCGCCAGCCTCAATTTAATTTATCAATTCTGGGTTCACACGCGTTTTGTTCCTGAGTTAGGGCTCATCGAGAGGGTGTTTATAACCCCCTCCAATCATCGTGTTCATCATGCCCGCAATGCAGAGTATATTGATAAAAATTATGGCGGCGTGTTTATTGTGTGGGACCGTTTGTTTGGTACCTATACGCCTGAACGCAAAGATATTGCTGTAGATTTTGGCATTACCCGGGGTTTGAATAGTTGGAATCCAATATGGGCCAATGTTCATGTCTATGTAGGTATGTTTCGCGATAGTTTTCTGACTCGTTCCTGGCGCGACAAAATAAAAGTGTGGTTTGGTGCGACAGCATTTGTGCCTGATGATATTACCAAAGGGGAGGTGATAGCTGGCACTCATTATGATCCAGTCATTGCTGCATGGTTGCGTAATTATGTGATACTGCAATTTTTATTAGCTGTGGTTTTGGGTGTCGTGCTGAAGTACCAATTTGAAACTATGGGTATGATCAATGGCTCGGTGTTATTTGCTTATATGGTGCTGAGCTTAATGGTGTTGGGCTGGTTACTTGAAGGGCGATATTGGGGGCTGGAGTTAGTTCGCTTGGGATTGGCACCCATTATTGGGCTGGTGCTGTGGGGCGAGTTGAATAGTGTGTTGATTATAGCAAGCTTGATGTTTATCGCTTATATAGTTTATCGACGCGAAGGATTTACTCAACAAACACTAACGGCAAAATAA
- a CDS encoding SPOR domain-containing protein, giving the protein MTKLSAKACENKSVTKNFLALIALLALITACSQQATLDSLDTGSAQAGAGKQKSKWLCSSDSNKQWSCKDVSIADIPATTNKAQSKPAQTSTSPTTKAIVTVATAKTIDQASQNKAHPMTKPSSALSEYPDNYYAVQLVAAKLQTTITDYLAANPQLSDHSPITLKYKSDLHLLVLGVYPDYAAAQAAVDKISPALKKAPWIRAVGPLKKHIRQ; this is encoded by the coding sequence ATGACTAAGCTATCCGCAAAAGCCTGTGAGAATAAATCTGTGACTAAAAACTTCCTAGCGCTCATCGCCCTGCTGGCACTAATCACAGCCTGTAGCCAACAAGCCACACTGGACTCGCTGGATACCGGTTCAGCCCAAGCTGGGGCAGGTAAGCAAAAAAGCAAATGGTTATGCAGTAGCGATAGCAATAAACAATGGAGCTGTAAGGATGTCTCCATTGCCGATATCCCTGCAACCACTAATAAAGCTCAATCAAAACCAGCGCAGACAAGTACCTCGCCAACAACCAAAGCGATAGTCACAGTAGCAACCGCTAAAACTATCGATCAAGCCAGCCAGAATAAAGCGCATCCAATGACGAAACCATCGTCTGCGCTAAGCGAATACCCTGATAATTATTATGCAGTGCAGCTGGTGGCCGCCAAACTACAGACCACAATTACTGACTATCTGGCGGCGAACCCGCAACTATCAGACCACAGCCCCATAACCCTAAAATACAAGAGTGACTTGCACTTATTGGTTCTCGGCGTTTACCCTGACTACGCCGCAGCTCAAGCAGCAGTTGATAAAATATCACCCGCATTAAAAAAAGCGCCCTGGATTCGGGCTGTCGGACCACTCAAGAAACATATTCGCCAGTAA
- a CDS encoding TetR/AcrR family transcriptional regulator, whose protein sequence is MTMENSGLRKVVRASGIKRRKQILEATLRVILRDGIRGVRHRAIAEEAKVPLASTTYYFKDIEELLSETFLFWNHSANIYRDRFRNKILEHLGTDFDQQQLQVTSLRDNIANTFSELAITYVSHQITQHREDRLIELAFHHEAARSEKLRRVVHGSLAGQFDSLKMFYQLIGSDKAEADAQITISVLLRLEQEAVLAGSEINQEKIEDTVRRHINVMLLAASGDQQSKP, encoded by the coding sequence ATGACCATGGAAAATTCTGGCCTACGTAAAGTAGTTAGGGCCAGTGGCATTAAGCGTCGAAAGCAGATTTTAGAAGCTACATTAAGGGTTATATTAAGGGATGGAATACGCGGAGTACGACACCGCGCTATTGCCGAGGAGGCTAAAGTCCCGTTAGCTTCGACGACCTATTACTTCAAAGACATTGAAGAGCTCCTCAGCGAAACATTTCTCTTTTGGAACCATAGTGCCAATATTTATAGAGACCGCTTTCGAAATAAAATATTAGAACATCTCGGTACTGACTTCGATCAACAGCAGCTACAAGTTACATCTCTCCGCGACAATATTGCTAACACTTTCTCAGAGTTAGCTATTACCTATGTCAGCCACCAAATTACCCAGCACCGTGAAGATCGTTTGATTGAATTGGCGTTTCATCATGAGGCTGCTCGCAGCGAAAAATTACGACGGGTGGTGCATGGAAGTTTGGCCGGTCAATTTGATAGTCTGAAAATGTTCTATCAATTAATTGGTTCGGATAAAGCGGAAGCCGATGCGCAAATTACTATTAGTGTATTGCTGCGCTTGGAGCAGGAAGCGGTTTTGGCTGGCAGTGAAATCAATCAGGAAAAAATTGAAGATACCGTGCGCCGCCATATCAATGTGATGTTGTTGGCGGCGAGTGGTGATCAGCAAAGCAAGCCTTAA